GATCACAACGTCGAGCAGCACGTGCACAGCCTCGACAAGGCCGCCTGGACCATGAAAGACCAGCCGCCGCTGCGGGCGACGGGCCTCGGCGGGCGCCAGGTGCGCACCGGCAGCGAATACGGCCACATCTTCGACCACCATGCCGTGGTCTACGAATATCCAAACGACGTCAAGTTGTTCGCCTTCACCCGGCAGCAGAACGGCTGCTCGAGCGACGTGAACGACTACCTGATGGGCACCAAGGGCACCTGCGACGTGATGAAGCACGAGATCCGCGGCGAGACCAAGTGGCGCTACCGCGGCGAAAAGCCCAACATGTACCAGGTCGAGCACGACGAGCTGTTCGCCTCGATCCGCTCGGGCAATCCGCGCAACGACGGCCACTACATGAGCTACTCGACGATGCTGGCTATCCTGGGCCGGATGGCCACCTACACCGGCCAGACGATCACCTGGGAACAAGCGATGAATTCACAGGAAGACCTGTCGCCGGCCAAGTACGAGTGGGGCGATCTGCCCGTGGCCCCGGTCGCTATGCCGGGCGTGACGCGGTTTGTCTGATCGGGAACTTACGGTTGCGCGTCCGTCGGCTGGGCCGGAACGAACCGTAGCGTCGTGGGAATGTCGAGCATCCTGTTGCTTGCGTCTCCCTGCGCGCTACCGCCATCGTCGCGGCCGTTTTCGCCGACGCTATAAACGGTCCATTCTTCGTCGGTCGCCTTGAGCCGTAGCGGCGCGCCGGTGTACGGGTCGCTCGGCACCTCCGACAGGTACTCCGGAGCGAGTTCCTCGAGCGATTCGGGCATAGCGCCGCCGTGCTCGTTCATCCACTCGCAAGCGGCCAGGACGACGAACAAGCCGTCGCGTTCGGCCGTCGCACGAGCAAAGGCAGTCGTGTAAATGGCCATCTGGGGCGCCAGATAGCAGTGCATATGCGACATCCTGGTGATCGCCGGCATCTTGTCGTGCCGCACGTCGAATACCTCGACGAGTTGTTCGACGGCCAGCAATCGCCGCGGCCAGGGATGTTTCTCCGCTTGCAGGACTTGCTCGAAATGCTCGGCGAGGCAAAGTTTCCCGGGCAATGACAGCCGTTCGAACAAGTACGCTCTCGGGCCGCCGACACTGCGCAGCACACTCGAATCGAGACTTAGCCCCATTTCTCCCCGGATGGCGCAGGCCAGGGCGTCGTCGAAATCGATATCGGCATACGCCCGGGTAAGCTCCCGTAGCTGGGGTGATGACAGCGAGTGGTTTGCCAGAAGCGCGAGCGTCGAGTGCCGCGCTTGCGCGACGATCGCATGGCGAACGAACTGAGCCACGACGGTCCTCTCCTGCTGCAGGGTGCTCGACAGTTGCAACGTGGCCAGGACCGCCGCAATCGCGCCGTCGATGTTTCCGGCATCTGCCTGCAGGCCCGCTTCCGCCAGCAAGACGGGGGCCAGGCGCCGCAAGGACTGAATGAAGGACAACGTGGTGCTGATGCCTTGCCGATAGTCTCTCGGGTAGCGCACGGCGGTCCCCTGCGCCTGCGCGGCACGCACGGCATTGAGCACCGGCTGCATCGCAGATCGCAAATCGGCCATGTTCAACGGCGGATCGCCTGTCGGGCTCGCCTCCTCGACGGCTGGCTTCTCCTGCGGGAAGGCGAGCTCACTGAGCAATTGTTCCTGCGCGGGTGTAAAGCCGGCCGCTCGCCAGGCGTCGATCGCCGCCAGCCAGGCCGCCGTGGCCTCAGGATCGACCGGCCTTTGAGCGTCGAATGCGTTGAGCTCCGCGCCATTAGTCGGCACACCGGCCGTGCGCAGCCGCGCCAAGGCCGCCTGGTACCGGGCGTCGATCCTCCGCAGTTGGACCCAGAAAACGAGCATCAGGCCCGCGATCAACACGAGCGGCGCGAACCACCACGCGTGCCGGGCAAGCCAACGCCGCAGCGGTCGCCTCTGCGGCGCCTGCGGTACAGGTGTTGTGGCCGTCGATTGTGCTTCCATCGATTTGCCCGCCGAATCGATGGGCGGCCCGCCACCACGGGTCCAGGCCAGCCCCGACAATGCATTTCATCCCACATCGTCCATGATATCCGCCCGCACGACCGCTGCGCCGGGTCTATGGCGCCGGCGCAAGCTTCAATACAGTCGGAATGTCGCGCGGCAACAATTCCCCGTTCAACCGCTCCGCACGACCTCCGTCGTCACGGCCATCGGCGCTGATGCTATAGACGATCCATTCCGCGTCGGTCACCTTCAGCCGCAGCGGCGTACCGGTGAACGGATCGACCGGCACCTCGGCCAGGAACGCCGGCACCAACTGTTCGAGCGATTCCGGCGGCGTGCCGTGCTCGTCGATCCACTGCCGTGCAGCGATTGCCGCAAGCAAACCTTCGGTTCGGGCAAAGCCCTGCGCCATTCGGGCGGCATGGTTCGAAAAAACCCAGACCCCGGACACACAGGGCTCGTGAACAATCCTGGCGGGCGGAAACATCCGGTCGTGGCGACGCTCGAACTCTTCGTCGACCGCCTTGCCGCAAGCGAGCAGCTCGGGCCAAGGACGTTGGGCCACATGAATGGTCCGCTCCAGGTAGGTTGCCATGCACAGCCGATAGATGGGAGCCAAAGGCCGCGCCAGCTCGAACTCTTGACCCGCGAACGGTGCCACATCGATCGAATCAAGCATGTAGGCGACCTCGCCTTGCCAACCATGAACGAGACTCTCGTTCCAGGCGGCGTCACCAAACTTATCAGCAAGCCGATTCAGCGCGTCGGTTGACAGCGGGTGATGATTGATCAAGCGCAAAGCGGTCGCTTGCACCATCGAAGCCATCCCAACGTGCACAAGTTGCCCGATCTCGGTCGCCTCATGTCGAAAAGTCTGGGAAAGGGCCCAGCCACACGCAATGGCACGAATCGCGCCGTCCAGGTCACCGGCATCGGCCTGCAAATTCGCGTCAGCGTTCAACATCCGCTCCAAGTCTCGAGCAGAAATGAACGTGAGTGTCTGTTGCGACATTGAATTGAACGCTTCCCGATAGTCCACCGGATAGCGGACCTGTGTCCCGTGGTCTTGGGCCGCATAGGCCGCATCGAGCGCGGGTTGCAGGATAGCGCGCAGGTCGGCCTCGGTCACCGGCGGCTCGCCCAGAGCATCGGCCGGCGGTGGGTCCGGCGGGGAGTCAGGATCCGCCGTCTGCGCCAACAACCGCTGCAAAGCGGGACTCAAGCTACGGTCGGCCGTTTTCGCCGCCCCCAATGCCGCCAGCCAGGCCTGTGTTGCGTCTTGCTCGGCGGGCGGCCGGCGATAGAAATCGTTCAACTCGGCGCCATTCGTTGGCATGCCGGCGGCATGCAACCGTACCAAGACGGCCCGGTATTGCGCATCGATGCGGAGCAATTGAATCCATAAGACGAGCACCATCGCGGCCAGCAACACGAGCGGGGCGAACCACCACGCGTGCCTGGCAAGCCAGCGCCGTGGCCGCCGCCGCTGCGACGACTGCGGTACAGGTGTTGTGACTGTCGATTGTGCGTCCATCGATTGCCCCGCGATGGATTTGGCCAGCGGGCACTCGGTGCCGACGTGCGCGCCGGTCCGCCCTTTAGAACAAGGGCGGCTTGCCCAACTTGCGGCGGATGATGGCCCATTGGCCGGCGTGCATCACCCAGTGCGTGCCCTGCATCGCGAACAGCGCCCCGATCGACGACAAGAAGCTGCGAAACGCCTCGGGCGCCGGCTTGTCGAAGTCGGCATCGCTGGTTGCAGCCAACGCCTTGAGTGTGCCGGCCCGCTGGGCCTGCATCAGGCTCAGATACTCGCTCTTCTTGCAGAATTTCTGCGCGTCGTCGGAGCCGGCCGTCTCTTTGCTGTGCTGTTCGACGAACCCTGGGGGCAGCTTGGGCATCGAGCCCGGGTAGGCCCCGTCGACCATCATGTTTTCGGCGACGATCAAATGGCCCAACTGCCAGGCGATGTGGTTCGTGCCCGGCGCGGCGCGGACCAAGAGGTCGGCATCGGTCAAATCGCCCAAGTACCCCTGGACAATGAATTCGCCCTGATCAATCGCGGTGCGCAGCGCCGCCTTGGTATCCATCGCATGGCTCCTGAGTGTCTCGGCTCGATGCAATCAATCGACGATCGAAATACGCCGATGCGCAGACGGTCCCGCGCGCGGCGACCGCATTCTAGCCGGCCCGGAGCCGCGCTTCGACCCTGCGCACGAGTTCATCGACTGGCAGCGAGGCGCCGCCGAGCCGTACGATTTCGTTGGTCTCGCGCCACAGCGCCACCTTGTTGGTCGCCGAGATCACGGTGGTGTGTTTGCGCTGGCCAAAATAGGCCCCAATCTCGCTGAAAGCGGCCGTCGTGAGCTTGCGAGCCAGGTACATGGCCAGCATTCTTGGATAAGTGGCCTCTTTCGCGCGGCTGCTCGACTGCAAGTCGGCCGGACGCACGCCGCACACCTCGCAAATCGCCTGCTCGATCTCGGGGAGTTGCACCGGGCGCTGCGCGGCCACGAACAATTCGGCCAGCGTCGTACGGGCCATCTCGACGTCGATCGCGCGGCCCGTGGCCTCGACTTCGACCCGCAGCCGGTGGATCGCGCCGATCAGCTCGCGGCCATCGCCGCGCAGCCGGGCTGCGATAAAGGCCTCGACTTCGTCGCCCAACTCGAGCCCCTGCCGATCGGCCACCCGCCGCATGATGGCTCGACGCGTGGCTTCGTCCGCCGGATCGATCCGGCAGACCATGCTGCCCTGCAGCCGGCTCGCCAGCTCGGGTCCCAGGCACGTCAACTCGCTCGGCGAGCGGTCCGCCGCCAGCACCACTTGTCCGCCGCTGTCTTGAAGCTGGTCGATCGTGTAGAGCAACTCGTCGAGCGTGGCCCGCTTGTTGCTGAAGAACTGCAGGTCGTCGAGGATCAACAACTGGGCGTGCCGATATTTGCGGCGAAACGCCGGCATGCCCGAACCGCGCAAGGCCTCGACAAACTGGCTGGTGAACTGCTCAGCCCGCTGGTAGATCAAGTGCGCCTGCGGGCGGCTGATCCGCAATTCCGACCAGAGCGCCTCGAGCAGATGTGTCTTGCCGGTGCCCGGTGGGCCGTACAACACCAAGGGCGTAACACGCCCGGGTTCGCGGGCCACGATCTGCGCCGCGGTGTAGCCCACGCGGTTCGACTCGCCGACGACGAACGTGGCGAACTGGGCAAAGCGGCGACGTCCCGAGTTCGCTTCGGCGCGCGCCTTCGGTGGTTCGAGCACGGCCGTGCCCGAGGCGCTTTCGTCGGCGTCTGCCGGCGGTGTCACGACGGTGAGCGGCTGGGCGCACTCTTCGGCTGCCGGCGGCTTCACAACTTCGCAAAGCGCGAACTGCACCGCTACGTCTGCCAACCCGATCTGCTGACAAATCTCGGCGATCAATTCGCGATAGTTGGTCCGCAGCCAATCGACGTAGAACGCGTCCGGCGTGAGCACTTTGAGGGCGCTACCGTCAAATTGGAATTCGACGTTGCGTCCGAACCAGGCGGTGTACCGCTGGGCGCCCAGATGAGCCGACAATGCGGCCACAAGCGCCGAGACGATATCCTTATCGTTGAAACTCACGTCCTGTCTGCTCCAGCGCGCAGCGCGAGCGCCCGAAAACCCTACTGATTCGACGGCGAACGCGTAGCCGCCCACAGCGCAAGGCCGCGGGGGCGGACCATCCTAGAAAGACCCGGCACCACAGCCGCGACCCGATGGCCCCCAGCGGCGATGCGATTGACTGTCACCCGGAGCGGCGATTGTAGACCTGCTAGCTACCTTGTCAAAAGACGTCTGACCACCCTCGAGCAACGCCGCGCTTGGACGTGCCCGAACCGAGGCAATTCCAGGGCGATACGATGAGGATCGTGTTCGGAATCGGCGATCCTCGACACCGACTCGCCGCGTGGAAAACGTGTCGTCCAAATCCAGCACGAACCTGCAGCCCGGTTGGAAGACCGAAACTAAACCTATTGAGAACAACAACTAGCGACGAT
This window of the Pirellulales bacterium genome carries:
- a CDS encoding DinB family protein; translated protein: MDTKAALRTAIDQGEFIVQGYLGDLTDADLLVRAAPGTNHIAWQLGHLIVAENMMVDGAYPGSMPKLPPGFVEQHSKETAGSDDAQKFCKKSEYLSLMQAQRAGTLKALAATSDADFDKPAPEAFRSFLSSIGALFAMQGTHWVMHAGQWAIIRRKLGKPPLF
- the dnaA gene encoding chromosomal replication initiator protein DnaA; translation: MSFNDKDIVSALVAALSAHLGAQRYTAWFGRNVEFQFDGSALKVLTPDAFYVDWLRTNYRELIAEICQQIGLADVAVQFALCEVVKPPAAEECAQPLTVVTPPADADESASGTAVLEPPKARAEANSGRRRFAQFATFVVGESNRVGYTAAQIVAREPGRVTPLVLYGPPGTGKTHLLEALWSELRISRPQAHLIYQRAEQFTSQFVEALRGSGMPAFRRKYRHAQLLILDDLQFFSNKRATLDELLYTIDQLQDSGGQVVLAADRSPSELTCLGPELASRLQGSMVCRIDPADEATRRAIMRRVADRQGLELGDEVEAFIAARLRGDGRELIGAIHRLRVEVEATGRAIDVEMARTTLAELFVAAQRPVQLPEIEQAICEVCGVRPADLQSSSRAKEATYPRMLAMYLARKLTTAAFSEIGAYFGQRKHTTVISATNKVALWRETNEIVRLGGASLPVDELVRRVEARLRAG